Proteins from a single region of Nitrospira sp.:
- a CDS encoding ABC transporter permease yields the protein MRHSSSLVVIEPNKSWFDLKLRSFWDYRELLYFLAWRDLKARYSQTVMGLAWAVVQPLFMMLVFTVVFSKIAQLPSDGIPYPLFAYAALVPWTYFSKSLDRGGFSVVAESNLITKIYFPRLIIPLSATLGGLLDFAIAFLLLVAMMLWFGVLPTWKLVTVPLFLALTVLAALSVSLWLSALFVKYRDVAALIPLLTQVWMFGSPVAYSASMVPQAWQAFYNLNPMVGVIGGFRWALLGTPAPDPVFLAVNIVTISVSLLLGMAYFNRMANTFADVI from the coding sequence GTGAGACATAGCTCATCCCTTGTTGTCATCGAGCCAAACAAAAGCTGGTTTGACCTGAAGTTGAGGTCGTTTTGGGATTATCGTGAATTGCTCTATTTCTTGGCTTGGCGGGATCTCAAAGCCAGGTACTCACAGACCGTTATGGGGTTGGCCTGGGCAGTGGTTCAACCGTTGTTCATGATGCTGGTGTTTACCGTCGTGTTCAGTAAGATCGCACAGTTGCCGTCAGATGGAATCCCGTATCCATTATTCGCATATGCGGCATTGGTGCCGTGGACCTATTTTTCCAAGAGCCTTGATCGGGGCGGATTCAGCGTAGTGGCCGAGTCAAACTTGATTACAAAAATATACTTTCCCCGGCTGATCATTCCTCTCTCAGCGACCTTGGGTGGCCTCCTTGATTTTGCCATCGCGTTCCTGCTGCTGGTTGCCATGATGCTATGGTTTGGTGTGCTTCCAACATGGAAGCTTGTAACCGTTCCGCTGTTCCTGGCGCTGACGGTCCTGGCGGCACTGTCCGTGAGTTTATGGTTGTCTGCCTTGTTCGTGAAGTATCGTGATGTCGCGGCGCTGATCCCGCTCTTAACACAGGTCTGGATGTTCGGATCCCCTGTTGCCTACTCAGCCAGTATGGTGCCTCAAGCCTGGCAGGCGTTCTATAATCTCAATCCGATGGTCGGGGTAATCGGGGGATTTAGATGGGCATTATTGGGAACCCCTGCGCCGGATCCGGTGTTTCTTGCGGTAAACATCGTCACGATCTCAGTCTCTCTACTGTTGGGGATGGCATACTTCAACCGGATGGCCAATACGTTCGCCGATGTGATTTAG
- a CDS encoding DUF3473 domain-containing protein translates to MSMPAERPIHCLSFDVEEHFQVSAFWSDARRQEWDRYESRVERNTRWLAELLEKHGMKATFFVLGWVAERHPELVKSLTAQGHEVASHGYGHELVTAQSPERFRQDVRMAKNILEDLTGSPVVGYRAPSFSITAETEWALSILVEEGYQYDSSVYDRFHRTEKGPLPGEMFQITTPAGGIWEVQPSTYRAMGFQIPVAGGGYFRLFPYSVSRTLLRRLESQGGTLVMYLHPWEIDPQQPRMDGPWLSQIRHYLNLGKTQARLSRLLADFKFGSIRDIVAFHRERDSATYSAHSPVAIHN, encoded by the coding sequence ATGAGCATGCCAGCAGAGAGACCCATTCACTGTCTTTCCTTCGATGTGGAGGAGCATTTTCAGGTTTCGGCATTCTGGTCGGACGCCAGAAGGCAAGAATGGGATCGGTACGAAAGCCGCGTCGAGAGAAATACGCGATGGCTGGCTGAACTGCTTGAAAAGCATGGAATGAAGGCGACGTTTTTTGTCCTGGGATGGGTCGCCGAACGGCATCCGGAGCTGGTCAAGTCACTCACAGCCCAGGGACATGAGGTGGCATCCCATGGATATGGCCATGAATTAGTAACCGCCCAGTCTCCGGAGCGATTTCGTCAAGATGTGCGAATGGCCAAAAATATCCTAGAGGATCTGACCGGAAGTCCCGTCGTGGGCTATCGAGCGCCCAGTTTCTCTATAACCGCCGAGACCGAATGGGCGCTCTCGATTCTGGTCGAAGAAGGCTATCAATACGACTCCAGTGTGTACGATCGATTTCATCGGACGGAAAAGGGGCCGCTCCCGGGAGAAATGTTTCAAATCACCACTCCGGCAGGTGGAATCTGGGAAGTTCAGCCCTCAACATATAGGGCGATGGGATTTCAGATTCCTGTGGCGGGAGGGGGATATTTTCGGTTGTTTCCTTATTCGGTGTCGAGGACGCTGCTCCGTCGACTCGAAAGCCAGGGCGGGACTCTGGTCATGTATCTCCACCCCTGGGAGATAGATCCTCAACAGCCTCGTATGGATGGGCCGTGGTTGTCACAAATCAGGCACTATCTGAATCTCGGTAAGACCCAGGCTCGATTGAGCCGGCTGCTTGCAGACTTCAAGTTTGGATCTATTCGAGACATCGTTGCCTTCCATAGGGAAAGGGACAGTGCAACGTATTCTGCGCATTCTCCCGTTGCAATTCATAACTGA
- a CDS encoding TIGR03013 family PEP-CTERM/XrtA system glycosyltransferase: MNLTVPNSDRSRTEKLVILPVDHAPKAIFRVPGARRRILILGVGSLANNLCSVLVSRSRVFTDVIGFLAKENAQVGAELSGVKILGTIDQLLSVVERDRVDTIAVCLEDRRAVLPVQVLLDLKGMGVDIWDGNHLYEEESGRLSIDDLKPSAIIFSREFKRGIVVRTMKRSIDLLIASIGLALILPLLAVIGILIKLDSPGPMFYRQVRVGLRAQPYMIWKFRSMFTDAEKGGARWTSERDPRISRVGWYLRKWRLDELPQLINVIHGEMSLVGPRPERPVFVQELRSVIPFYDLRHVVRPGITGWAQTQFRYGASAEDSHIKLQYDLYYVKYLSLRLDLRILLETIRVILRGEGAR; the protein is encoded by the coding sequence ATGAACCTCACCGTACCCAACTCAGATAGATCACGCACGGAGAAACTGGTGATCTTGCCCGTCGATCATGCTCCTAAGGCAATCTTTAGGGTGCCTGGGGCTCGGAGGCGCATCCTGATTTTAGGGGTTGGGTCACTGGCGAACAATCTGTGCTCGGTACTTGTATCGAGGAGCAGAGTGTTTACGGATGTCATTGGTTTTCTCGCCAAGGAAAACGCGCAAGTCGGTGCAGAGTTATCCGGCGTGAAGATTCTAGGGACCATAGACCAACTCCTTTCGGTGGTTGAACGCGATCGTGTCGATACGATCGCGGTCTGCTTGGAGGATCGCCGGGCCGTACTTCCCGTCCAAGTATTGCTGGATTTGAAGGGGATGGGGGTCGACATCTGGGATGGAAATCATCTCTATGAAGAAGAGTCTGGGCGGCTTTCAATCGATGACTTGAAACCGAGCGCAATCATTTTCTCCAGGGAATTTAAGCGAGGCATCGTCGTCAGAACGATGAAACGATCGATCGATCTGCTGATTGCCTCGATAGGTCTTGCACTCATCCTTCCCCTGTTGGCTGTGATTGGAATACTGATCAAGCTGGATTCTCCTGGGCCGATGTTCTACCGGCAGGTGCGGGTCGGCCTTCGCGCTCAGCCTTATATGATCTGGAAATTTCGCTCCATGTTTACGGATGCGGAAAAAGGGGGCGCCAGGTGGACATCGGAGCGGGATCCCAGAATCTCACGGGTGGGGTGGTATTTGCGGAAGTGGAGACTCGATGAATTGCCGCAGCTCATCAACGTGATTCATGGCGAGATGAGTCTAGTGGGGCCACGTCCTGAACGACCGGTCTTCGTTCAGGAATTGAGATCGGTCATCCCATTTTATGATCTCCGGCATGTCGTTCGACCGGGGATTACCGGATGGGCTCAGACTCAATTTCGGTACGGGGCTTCGGCGGAAGACTCCCATATCAAGTTGCAGTATGATCTCTATTATGTGAAGTACCTCTCCCTGCGGTTGGATCTCCGCATTCTGCTTGAGACAATACGAGTCATTCTGCGAGGAGAAGGTGCTCGATGA
- a CDS encoding AAA family ATPase translates to MFTGLSTPEDYFRAIKNHKWMIVIPIVVCVGLAALLCQWLPKSYRSNTLLYYQEQKVRGIKGVDAPESGGDANRPDLAMGTRIDALKEVLYRQDLLTQVAEEFHLYGYYKENATPAMDNSVASGLRQLVKIESQGSGLLKVSFSDADPLIAKAVTARFADLFIQENTKTRTAIAQSSTEFLQHELDGLKGQLEIKERAIAQFKQSHLGQLPEQMDSNMRAIDRLENEMTAQQEMDKTLNLRLESVDKAIREYEDPSSDVSPKRAEKDPRLMKIRELERTLAGYRSMYKETYPDVARVKNELSQIQAMTTEEYIALYIEPEVAEIDGPKKPKRKPVDPYKSELLKQRDDLLREQELLRLRQARITSDIRKYESRIEGTTVHQQELMSIQRDYDNLQKNYQSLLEKKLTVGMAGDLETKRQGTQMRIVEPASLPTWPEKPNLIMVMLGGLAAGCALGFGSAIGIEMLRRGFVSAEEIEVTLGLPVFAVISHFESAWPGGAKLTAETARRKDRLLALPGGRKEGLLVANGGPLAERGQVSVGPELVAMWYPRSAVAEQYRVAATRIGLMAGQQESTVIVMASALMGEGKTSTALNLAHVFARDLNKKTVLVDCDLKRPMVHAYAGMELGVGLSEVLLGEKQFEECLEYHEQLGVWILPAGIIQSGIAALTHVDRLSKLISNLREKFECIVLDAPPLLPVAESLLIVRMADVVAQVIRARSTPRDAVMSAMKMVGQERAMGVILNGVEEQDSPYSYYSYGNKVYEPHRTQLR, encoded by the coding sequence TTGTTTACCGGGTTGAGTACTCCTGAAGACTATTTCAGGGCCATAAAAAATCATAAGTGGATGATTGTCATTCCGATTGTCGTCTGCGTTGGTCTGGCGGCGCTGCTCTGTCAATGGTTGCCCAAGAGTTATCGCTCCAATACCCTGCTCTACTATCAAGAACAGAAGGTGCGGGGCATAAAGGGTGTCGATGCCCCGGAATCGGGCGGGGACGCGAATCGGCCGGATCTTGCAATGGGGACACGCATTGATGCGCTCAAAGAAGTCTTATATCGGCAGGATTTGTTGACGCAAGTAGCAGAGGAGTTTCATCTGTACGGCTACTATAAAGAGAACGCGACGCCGGCCATGGACAATAGTGTCGCATCGGGCCTGAGACAGCTTGTGAAAATCGAGTCGCAAGGCAGCGGTCTTTTGAAAGTCTCTTTTTCAGATGCGGATCCGTTGATCGCAAAAGCGGTGACGGCAAGATTCGCCGACCTCTTCATTCAGGAAAATACAAAGACGAGGACGGCGATTGCTCAGAGTTCGACGGAATTCTTGCAGCACGAATTGGACGGCCTAAAGGGGCAACTGGAAATCAAAGAGCGGGCTATCGCGCAGTTCAAACAGTCTCATCTCGGCCAGTTGCCTGAACAAATGGATTCCAATATGCGAGCCATTGATCGGCTAGAGAACGAGATGACGGCGCAGCAAGAGATGGATAAGACCCTGAATCTTCGCCTCGAATCCGTCGACAAGGCAATCAGAGAGTATGAGGATCCTTCCAGTGATGTAAGTCCAAAACGAGCCGAAAAAGATCCCCGGTTAATGAAGATACGGGAATTGGAGAGGACATTGGCCGGCTATCGGTCAATGTACAAGGAGACCTATCCGGACGTCGCCCGGGTAAAGAATGAGTTGAGCCAGATTCAAGCCATGACGACAGAGGAGTATATCGCGCTGTATATCGAGCCTGAGGTGGCCGAAATCGACGGGCCGAAGAAGCCGAAGCGCAAACCCGTCGATCCATATAAATCCGAATTGCTCAAGCAGCGGGACGACTTATTGCGTGAGCAGGAATTACTCCGTCTCAGGCAAGCTCGCATCACCTCGGATATTAGAAAGTATGAGTCGCGAATCGAAGGCACCACGGTCCATCAGCAAGAACTCATGTCCATCCAACGGGACTACGACAATCTCCAGAAAAATTATCAGTCGCTTCTGGAAAAGAAATTGACGGTTGGCATGGCCGGAGATCTCGAGACGAAGCGGCAAGGTACGCAGATGCGCATCGTGGAGCCTGCCAGTCTGCCCACATGGCCGGAGAAGCCGAATCTGATCATGGTCATGTTGGGAGGCTTGGCTGCAGGCTGTGCACTCGGATTCGGCAGCGCGATCGGCATTGAAATGCTTCGACGGGGGTTCGTATCTGCCGAAGAAATCGAAGTGACGCTGGGCTTGCCTGTCTTTGCGGTAATCTCTCATTTTGAGTCGGCTTGGCCGGGGGGAGCGAAACTGACGGCAGAAACAGCTCGCCGTAAGGACCGGTTGCTGGCCCTGCCAGGTGGGCGGAAAGAAGGACTGCTCGTCGCGAACGGAGGCCCCCTGGCTGAGCGTGGGCAGGTTTCGGTAGGGCCGGAACTCGTCGCGATGTGGTATCCAAGGTCTGCGGTCGCAGAGCAGTATCGAGTCGCGGCAACACGAATTGGATTGATGGCAGGCCAGCAGGAAAGCACCGTGATCGTTATGGCGAGTGCGCTGATGGGAGAAGGAAAGACGTCCACCGCCCTCAATCTCGCCCATGTCTTTGCCAGAGATCTGAATAAGAAGACGGTATTGGTGGACTGTGACTTGAAACGCCCAATGGTGCATGCCTATGCCGGGATGGAACTGGGCGTGGGATTGAGTGAAGTACTACTCGGAGAAAAGCAGTTTGAGGAATGTCTTGAGTATCATGAACAGCTAGGGGTCTGGATCCTTCCTGCCGGTATTATCCAATCTGGAATCGCGGCCTTAACTCACGTGGATCGGCTGTCCAAGCTCATTAGTAATTTGCGTGAAAAGTTTGAATGCATTGTGCTCGATGCGCCACCCTTATTGCCCGTCGCCGAGTCCCTGTTGATTGTGAGAATGGCAGACGTTGTGGCGCAGGTGATTCGCGCCCGCAGCACTCCTCGCGATGCCGTCATGAGTGCCATGAAAATGGTGGGGCAAGAGCGGGCGATGGGAGTGATCCTGAACGGAGTGGAAGAGCAAGATTCGCCGTATTCATACTATAGCTATGGCAATAAGGTCTATGAACCTCACCGTACCCAACTCAGATAG